A region of Candidatus Hydrogenedens sp. DNA encodes the following proteins:
- a CDS encoding ABC transporter ATP-binding protein translates to METTVILKTVNLTKKYSGLTPDRIHAVKDLTLEIKKGEVFGFLGRNGAGKTTTIKMICGLLLPTSGEVYINNVEATNPEARRTLGYLPEQPYFYEYLTPRETIDFYGRLKGMTSKERHEEWLRLEELLQLKTISDIRLKNFSKGMRQKIGFAIALVGNPDLLILDEPMSGLDPVGRKHIRELIQQQREFGKTIFFSSHVLSDVEQLCDRVGVLSRGKLVASGNIRDVLQQEIRKVEVVFKSAPTHVISELEYQGILLRKWEDYTHFQFENLQIANDAVFKCISAGGHLVELSPQKETLEDFFIRMQIKEEQQEKRKEIYYSRVEE, encoded by the coding sequence ATGGAAACAACGGTAATATTAAAAACGGTCAACTTAACTAAAAAATATTCGGGGCTAACCCCCGATAGAATACATGCGGTGAAAGACCTCACATTAGAAATAAAAAAGGGAGAAGTCTTTGGGTTTTTAGGTCGTAATGGAGCAGGGAAAACCACAACAATAAAAATGATATGTGGCTTGTTATTACCTACTTCTGGAGAGGTTTATATAAATAATGTTGAGGCAACAAACCCAGAGGCAAGACGCACCTTAGGTTATTTGCCTGAACAACCTTATTTTTATGAGTATTTGACACCACGGGAAACAATCGATTTTTATGGCAGATTAAAAGGGATGACATCTAAAGAAAGACATGAGGAATGGTTACGACTTGAAGAACTTCTGCAGTTAAAAACAATTTCTGATATACGATTAAAGAATTTTTCAAAAGGAATGAGACAAAAGATTGGATTTGCTATTGCTTTAGTTGGAAACCCTGATTTGTTAATATTAGATGAACCTATGAGCGGACTGGACCCTGTTGGTAGAAAGCATATCCGTGAACTTATACAACAACAAAGGGAGTTTGGTAAAACTATCTTTTTTAGCTCTCATGTATTGAGTGATGTAGAACAATTATGTGATAGGGTAGGTGTTTTATCCCGAGGAAAACTTGTTGCATCAGGTAATATTAGAGATGTATTACAACAAGAAATTAGGAAGGTCGAAGTTGTCTTTAAAAGTGCACCTACACACGTGATAAGTGAATTAGAATATCAAGGGATACTTCTTAGAAAGTGGGAAGATTATACACATTTTCAATTTGAGAATTTACAAATAGCAAATGACGCTGTTTTTAAGTGTATATCTGCTGGAGGACATTTAGTAGAGTTATCGCCACAGAAGGAAACACTGGAAGATTTCTTTATTCGTATGCAAATAAAAGAAGAACAACAAGAGAAGAGAAAAGAAATATATTATTCACGGGTCGAGGAATAA
- a CDS encoding ABC transporter permease subunit, translating to MRRILAVALNTFRESVRDKVLYVLLFFALVIIVGSKAIGWISIGQDIKIIKDLSLAGISVFGALIAIFVGTSLVYKEIDKRTIYTIIAQPIHRYEFVIGKYMGLSILIANVVIIMSLISAGYVWILGGDINYWYFIASFLVLMKLLLVTSLAVLFSTLSSPILGAIMVFCFYVFGHATGVLIDLPKMFEGSWTKPLLEGLYYILPNFANFDIRSEVVNGVPISFAYVLYVVVYGILYTLFFIYLAILMFQKKDV from the coding sequence GTGAGAAGGATATTAGCGGTTGCATTAAATACGTTCAGAGAGTCCGTTCGTGACAAAGTATTATATGTTTTACTATTCTTCGCTCTGGTAATTATTGTTGGCTCAAAGGCAATAGGCTGGATTAGTATTGGACAAGATATTAAAATCATTAAAGACCTTTCACTTGCAGGTATATCTGTATTTGGTGCATTAATTGCTATTTTTGTTGGAACCAGTCTCGTTTATAAGGAGATTGACAAAAGGACAATTTATACCATCATTGCTCAACCCATTCACCGTTATGAGTTTGTCATTGGTAAATATATGGGATTATCAATTTTAATTGCGAATGTAGTGATTATTATGAGTTTAATATCTGCTGGTTATGTCTGGATTTTGGGAGGGGATATAAATTATTGGTATTTTATAGCCTCATTTTTAGTTCTTATGAAGTTACTATTAGTCACATCACTTGCTGTTCTCTTTTCGACATTAAGTTCACCTATTTTAGGGGCTATTATGGTTTTTTGTTTCTATGTTTTTGGACATGCCACTGGTGTCCTTATTGATTTACCAAAAATGTTTGAAGGGAGCTGGACAAAACCACTATTAGAAGGGTTGTACTATATCCTTCCAAACTTTGCTAACTTTGATATTCGGTCTGAAGTTGTCAATGGTGTGCCAATTTCATTTGCTTATGTTTTATATGTGGTTGTTTATGGAATACTCTATACTTTATTTTTCATATATCTTGCAATTTTAATGTTCCAGAAAAAAGATGTTTAA
- a CDS encoding sugar phosphate nucleotidyltransferase, translating into MYQGVILAAGHGARLGSFGQQNPKPIVPIANKPLIAYQIEALKQIGITDIIILIGHLGYRIIQTIGDGGEWGVNIRYVEQEKRLGLAHAVGQLEPYISSPFLLILGDIFFHAPQLSQMCEIMKKEACACILATKEEQNFEVIRKNFSVQINSEGYVTRVIEKPKYPQTKIKGCGIYLFDERIFEGIHRTPRTALRDEYELTDSIQILIDLGYSVKALPIVEWDVNLTYIKDLITCCHLELTRQGKNMIQGKNCKVGENCSIVYSVLGDNVEIGDNCNLDKCVILNNVSIPSNTNLKDSVISTEGILE; encoded by the coding sequence ATGTATCAAGGAGTTATATTAGCTGCAGGACATGGAGCAAGGTTAGGTTCTTTCGGGCAACAAAATCCAAAACCAATTGTACCTATTGCAAATAAACCTTTGATTGCTTACCAAATTGAAGCGCTTAAACAAATAGGAATTACAGATATTATTATTCTTATTGGGCATTTAGGTTACCGTATTATTCAAACAATTGGCGATGGTGGTGAATGGGGAGTAAATATTCGGTATGTGGAGCAGGAAAAGAGATTAGGATTGGCACATGCAGTAGGACAGTTGGAACCTTATATTTCAAGTCCTTTTTTACTGATATTAGGTGATATTTTCTTCCACGCTCCTCAATTAAGCCAAATGTGTGAAATTATGAAAAAAGAAGCCTGTGCTTGCATCTTAGCAACCAAGGAAGAACAAAATTTTGAAGTCATTCGAAAAAATTTCAGTGTGCAAATCAATTCTGAAGGTTATGTAACACGGGTTATTGAAAAACCTAAATATCCCCAAACAAAAATTAAAGGCTGTGGAATTTATCTATTTGATGAGCGAATATTTGAAGGAATTCATAGAACACCTCGAACTGCCTTAAGAGACGAGTATGAACTTACAGATTCAATTCAAATCTTGATTGACTTAGGGTATTCTGTAAAAGCATTACCTATTGTAGAATGGGATGTAAATCTGACTTATATCAAAGACTTAATAACTTGTTGCCATCTTGAACTAACAAGACAGGGTAAGAATATGATTCAGGGTAAAAACTGCAAAGTAGGCGAAAATTGTTCCATTGTTTATTCTGTGTTGGGGGATAATGTTGAAATTGGAGATAATTGCAACCTTGATAAATGCGTTATCCTAAATAATGTCTCTATCCCTTCAAATACAAACCTAAAAGATAGTGTTATATCTACTGAAGGCATTTTGGAATAA
- a CDS encoding GspE/PulE family protein has protein sequence MSKSKDKKLPKQIVPLSDIQGYISTVLEESDETTIADLIDFIITQGAYHISSDIHLEPWTEHTALRYRIDGILHQVALIPKEYHGKLVARIKVLADLVIYRKDIPQDGRIDPTKTSCKYPLRVSVIPTIKGEKVVIRVLGETQELFHLDVLGFQPNVEQKLKEIIRRNQGTILLTGPSSSGKTTTIYALIQEMINAPRNLPNIVTIEDPVEYSMDKISQIQINPHVDFTFANALRSILRQDPEVIMVGEIRDYETARIAIQAGLTGHLVISTIHSGTSAGVFIRLIDMGIESYLVASSVIASLAQRLVRINCPDCIETYNPHPSVYSFFDLKNTKETFYRSKGCSLCQYIGYRGRACIGELLYVTSAIEELILKHPTVSQLHTLAVSLGMETMAEDGLKKARKGITTLEELIRVLPLGSHIY, from the coding sequence ATGTCAAAATCAAAAGATAAAAAATTACCTAAACAAATTGTTCCTTTATCAGATATTCAAGGATATATTTCTACTGTGTTAGAAGAGAGTGACGAAACTACAATTGCGGATCTAATCGACTTCATAATTACACAAGGGGCTTATCATATTTCGAGTGATATTCATTTAGAACCATGGACAGAACATACTGCTTTACGCTATCGCATTGACGGTATATTACACCAAGTAGCCTTAATTCCAAAAGAATATCATGGAAAATTAGTTGCAAGAATTAAGGTATTAGCAGACCTTGTCATCTACAGAAAAGATATACCGCAAGATGGAAGGATAGACCCAACAAAAACTTCTTGTAAATATCCTCTGCGAGTCTCTGTAATACCTACAATAAAAGGTGAAAAAGTAGTTATCCGCGTTTTGGGAGAAACCCAGGAGTTATTTCATCTTGATGTACTTGGGTTTCAACCCAATGTTGAACAAAAATTAAAAGAAATTATTCGCAGAAACCAAGGAACTATTTTGCTCACAGGTCCAAGCAGTAGTGGCAAAACAACAACGATATATGCCTTAATTCAGGAGATGATTAATGCTCCTCGAAACTTACCTAATATTGTCACTATTGAAGACCCTGTTGAGTATTCGATGGATAAAATCTCTCAAATTCAAATTAATCCTCATGTCGACTTTACATTTGCAAATGCACTTCGTTCTATTTTAAGACAAGACCCTGAAGTTATTATGGTTGGTGAAATTCGAGACTATGAAACAGCAAGAATTGCCATTCAGGCAGGCTTAACAGGACATCTCGTCATAAGTACCATTCATAGTGGAACATCTGCAGGTGTTTTTATACGATTAATAGATATGGGCATTGAATCATATTTGGTGGCATCTTCCGTTATTGCAAGTTTGGCACAACGATTAGTTCGTATTAATTGCCCTGACTGCATTGAAACTTATAATCCACATCCATCTGTTTATTCTTTTTTTGACTTAAAAAACACCAAAGAAACCTTTTACAGAAGCAAAGGGTGTTCCTTATGCCAGTATATAGGTTATCGAGGTAGAGCATGTATCGGTGAACTATTGTATGTAACCTCTGCAATTGAAGAGTTGATTTTAAAGCATCCTACTGTGTCACAATTACATACACTCGCAGTTTCGTTAGGAATGGAAACAATGGCTGAAGACGGTTTAAAGAAAGCAAGGAAAGGTATCACAACATTAGAAGAGTTAATACGTGTTTTACCATTAGGTTCACATATATATTAA